In the genome of Desulfuromonas sp. DDH964, one region contains:
- a CDS encoding AAA family ATPase translates to MKILQVRFKNLNSLVGEWQINLMHPAFASDGIFAITGPTGAGKTTILDAICLALYGRTPRLNKVTKSGNEIMSRQTGECFAEVTFETQTGRYRCHWSQHRARKKPEGELQAPKHEIANADSGEIFESKIRGVADQIELATGMDFDRFTRSMLLAQGGFAAFLQAAPDDRAPILEQITGTEIYSQISIRVHERQREEREKLNLLQAETAGIVILEPEQEQEIGQALEAKQKEETDLAAKSADTGKAIAWLSIIDGLNKEIVNLADEASKLQGDIEAFKPDREKLNRALNAASLDGAYATLTATRKQQVDDRAGLKAEEEALPGLESSAKEQAEALKSAEQQTARAKEELKAVTPTLQKVRSLDQKLSDQIKAVSEGDEGCKKDTAKIDADKKALLEEQEKGSKAHVTLDLVDSYLKEHAQDEWLISGLAGVEEQLGGLLSKQNEIVQKEAAQEAATTTLELATKSFDDCQKQSGIRKQALEDASKQFQQGKDALSQMLGDRLLREYRTEKETLLREMAFLTKIAELEDHRAKLEDGKPCPLCGATEHPFAEGNVPVPDETEKKIDALTRLISKAEDQETAIKKLEEAETLARKNLTEAEKLESAADNDKKAAEKALAEVKDGLVNLRADFAERRQAVTTKLQPLGIADIPEKDISSLIETLREQLKAWQAQVKKKADIEKQIADIDSEVKRLGAVIETQSTALAEKLERLDTLKKELAAGRDERNALYGDKNPDNEERRLNKAISDAEGAEKQARERHNELQQKWNTAKAHVESLKKRIDLREPELRGLETEFSTALAPVGFSNEEQFLAAILPSEARVELTATAKDLDERQTDLKARQKDRETRLAKELARKVTDKSLEELEPQFKEQEDALKELRDIIAGLKHKLCENTAAKERIKEKQTAIEAQKNECLRWENLHELIGSADGKKYRNFAQGLTFEMMVGHANRQLQKMTDRYLLVRDDAQPLELNVVDNYQAGEIRSTKNLSGGESFIVSLSLALGLSHMASKKVRVDSLFLDEGFGTLDEEALDTALETLAGLQQDGKLIGVISHVPALKERISTQIQVTPQTGGRSQISGPGCGRLSATGQALT, encoded by the coding sequence ATGAAAATACTGCAGGTACGCTTCAAGAATCTGAACTCACTGGTCGGCGAATGGCAAATCAACCTGATGCACCCGGCCTTCGCGTCTGACGGCATCTTCGCCATAACCGGTCCCACTGGCGCGGGGAAAACCACGATCCTCGATGCTATTTGCCTCGCCCTCTACGGGCGGACGCCTCGCCTGAACAAGGTCACCAAGAGCGGAAACGAAATCATGTCCCGCCAGACCGGCGAATGTTTTGCCGAGGTGACATTCGAGACCCAGACGGGACGCTATCGCTGCCACTGGAGCCAGCACCGGGCACGCAAGAAACCGGAAGGCGAACTCCAGGCCCCGAAACACGAAATTGCCAATGCCGATTCCGGCGAGATTTTCGAATCCAAGATCAGAGGTGTGGCCGATCAGATCGAGTTGGCTACCGGCATGGACTTTGATCGGTTCACTCGATCCATGTTGCTGGCCCAAGGTGGCTTTGCCGCATTCCTTCAAGCGGCACCCGATGATCGAGCTCCGATTCTGGAGCAGATAACAGGCACAGAGATCTACAGCCAGATATCCATCCGCGTCCACGAGCGCCAGCGCGAAGAGCGGGAAAAACTGAACCTGCTCCAGGCTGAAACGGCAGGCATCGTGATTCTTGAGCCGGAGCAGGAACAAGAGATTGGGCAGGCACTCGAAGCAAAGCAGAAGGAAGAGACAGACCTTGCCGCCAAATCCGCTGACACCGGGAAGGCCATTGCCTGGCTCTCCATCATCGATGGGCTGAATAAGGAAATCGTCAACCTGGCCGATGAAGCGAGCAAGCTGCAGGGCGATATCGAGGCGTTCAAACCGGATCGGGAAAAGCTCAACCGAGCTTTGAATGCCGCCTCACTGGACGGCGCATACGCAACGCTCACTGCCACTCGTAAACAACAGGTGGATGACAGAGCAGGCTTGAAAGCTGAGGAAGAGGCTCTTCCTGGACTGGAATCCTCCGCCAAGGAACAAGCCGAAGCACTGAAATCGGCTGAGCAACAAACCGCTCGGGCCAAAGAAGAGCTGAAAGCGGTCACGCCTACATTGCAGAAGGTTCGCTCCCTTGATCAGAAACTTTCCGATCAGATAAAGGCTGTTTCAGAAGGTGATGAGGGCTGTAAAAAGGATACGGCAAAGATTGATGCTGACAAAAAAGCCTTGCTCGAAGAGCAGGAAAAAGGATCTAAGGCTCATGTGACGCTGGATCTTGTTGACAGCTACCTCAAGGAGCATGCACAGGATGAATGGTTAATCAGCGGTCTTGCTGGCGTTGAAGAACAGCTTGGCGGTCTGCTCTCCAAGCAAAATGAAATCGTTCAAAAAGAGGCTGCTCAAGAAGCGGCCACGACGACTCTGGAATTGGCGACAAAGTCATTCGACGACTGTCAGAAGCAATCCGGCATTCGAAAGCAGGCGCTGGAGGACGCCTCAAAACAGTTTCAGCAGGGCAAGGATGCTTTGAGCCAGATGCTGGGGGACCGCTTGTTGCGAGAATACCGCACCGAGAAGGAAACCCTGCTGCGTGAAATGGCCTTCCTGACGAAAATTGCGGAGCTTGAAGATCACCGGGCAAAACTGGAAGACGGCAAGCCTTGTCCACTCTGCGGCGCGACCGAACACCCCTTTGCGGAAGGGAATGTCCCTGTTCCCGATGAAACCGAAAAGAAGATCGACGCCCTGACTAGGCTGATTAGCAAAGCCGAGGATCAGGAAACTGCCATCAAGAAGCTCGAAGAAGCTGAAACCCTGGCCCGTAAAAACCTGACGGAGGCTGAAAAGCTGGAGTCAGCAGCGGATAATGACAAGAAGGCCGCCGAGAAAGCCCTCGCCGAGGTGAAGGACGGCCTGGTGAATCTTCGGGCTGATTTTGCCGAACGCAGACAGGCTGTTACTACCAAACTCCAGCCGCTTGGTATTGCGGACATCCCTGAAAAGGACATTTCATCACTGATCGAAACTCTCAGGGAGCAGCTGAAGGCGTGGCAGGCCCAGGTCAAGAAAAAGGCGGACATCGAGAAACAGATTGCCGACATCGACAGCGAGGTGAAGCGGCTGGGTGCGGTTATTGAAACCCAAAGCACTGCCCTGGCCGAAAAGCTGGAGCGTCTGGATACCTTGAAAAAGGAACTCGCCGCCGGAAGAGATGAGCGTAATGCACTGTACGGCGACAAGAATCCCGACAATGAGGAGCGCCGTTTAAACAAGGCGATTTCTGATGCCGAAGGTGCCGAAAAGCAGGCCAGAGAACGGCACAATGAGCTCCAACAAAAATGGAATACCGCGAAGGCCCATGTCGAATCTCTGAAGAAACGCATCGACCTACGAGAGCCGGAACTAAGGGGCCTGGAAACCGAATTCTCCACAGCGCTCGCACCTGTGGGATTTTCAAATGAAGAACAGTTTTTGGCGGCCATATTGCCATCTGAAGCTCGGGTGGAGTTGACAGCTACAGCCAAGGATCTGGATGAGCGCCAAACAGATCTGAAAGCCAGACAGAAAGATCGGGAAACACGCTTGGCCAAGGAACTTGCTCGTAAGGTAACCGACAAATCTCTGGAAGAGCTCGAACCCCAATTTAAAGAACAAGAGGATGCCCTGAAAGAGCTGCGGGACATCATCGCCGGTCTCAAACACAAGCTATGTGAAAATACCGCTGCAAAAGAGCGGATAAAGGAGAAGCAAACGGCTATCGAGGCCCAGAAAAATGAGTGCCTGAGGTGGGAAAACCTGCACGAATTGATCGGCTCCGCAGACGGTAAGAAGTACCGGAATTTTGCCCAGGGGCTGACCTTCGAGATGATGGTTGGTCATGCCAACCGTCAACTGCAAAAAATGACAGACCGCTACCTGCTGGTTCGTGATGACGCTCAGCCTCTGGAACTCAACGTGGTGGACAACTACCAGGCTGGGGAGATTCGATCCACGAAGAATCTTTCAGGCGGCGAAAGTTTTATTGTCAGCCTGTCCCTGGCGCTGGGTTTGTCCCATATGGCCAGCAAGAAAGTCCGGGTCGATTCACTGTTCCTGGATGAAGGCTTCGGAACACTGGACGAGGAAGCCCTCGACACCGCTTTGGAAACCCTCGCGGGCCTGCAGCAGGATGGCAAGCTGATCGGCGTCATTTCACACGTACCCGCCTTGAAGGAGCGGATCAGCACGCAGATTCAGGTAACGCCTCAAACCGGTGGCAGAAGCCAGATATCCGGTCCTGGATGCGGCAGGCTGAGCGCTACAGGTCAGGCTTTAACTTGA
- a CDS encoding SOS response-associated peptidase, translating to MCGRFVMTIEPDKFRQFFGVPETPDLVPRYNIAPSQQIFAICQNGDGYRFVRNFRWGLVPSWSKDPAIGHKMINARSETVAEKPAFRGPIRYHRCLIPANGFYEWAHQGKEKTPYFIHRKDLEPIAFAGIWDVWKGPEGSVESCSILTTDANSLVAKIHDRMPVILSSSEFDTWLDREMTDIEKLKILFSPYPSDMLEAFPVSDEVNNPQNDSPECCSPVMGDEP from the coding sequence ATGTGCGGCAGATTCGTTATGACCATAGAACCAGACAAGTTCAGGCAGTTCTTCGGAGTCCCCGAAACCCCTGATCTCGTTCCCCGCTACAATATCGCTCCCTCTCAGCAGATCTTTGCAATTTGTCAAAATGGAGATGGATACAGATTTGTTCGGAATTTTCGCTGGGGGTTGGTGCCGAGCTGGTCGAAAGACCCGGCCATTGGCCATAAGATGATTAACGCTCGCAGCGAAACGGTTGCTGAAAAACCCGCTTTTCGAGGTCCAATTCGTTACCATCGCTGCTTGATCCCTGCAAACGGATTTTACGAGTGGGCTCACCAGGGAAAAGAAAAAACTCCCTATTTTATCCACCGCAAGGACCTGGAGCCGATAGCGTTTGCCGGAATCTGGGATGTATGGAAGGGACCAGAGGGGAGCGTCGAGTCTTGTTCAATCCTGACGACTGACGCCAATAGCCTGGTGGCAAAAATTCACGATCGGATGCCAGTCATTCTCTCTTCGTCAGAGTTCGATACTTGGCTGGATCGTGAGATGACTGATATCGAAAAGCTGAAAATACTTTTCTCTCCCTATCCGTCAGATATGCTGGAGGCTTTCCCGGTTTCCGACGAAGTGAACAATCCTCAAAATGATTCTCCGGAGTGCTGCAGTCCCGTCATGGGAGACGAACCTTAG
- a CDS encoding TM0106 family RecB-like putative nuclease, with translation MQKIHGSKLYSASDLVNFLDCEHLTTLDLVNLDTPLSKAEDDEQAELIQKKGLEHEARYLQDLQGSGISVFDAKASGQSIAAAAEATKRAMAEGIPVIFQGCLHSPEFVGYVDFLRRVDHPSGLGNFSYEVVDTKLARSPKAKFIIQLCLYSDLLSVDQGFLPQNIHVVLGDRTEQSYRLADYYRYYRSVKARFLERVKGELAPTYPEPCAHCDLCHWRNLCQEQWTQDDHLCQVANITKIQIDKLRSGGITTLAGLAQLKPDDHVPTMQDATFQRLRRQAALQLERRETDKDLFELLETDPAETKGFRRLPQPNPGDLFFDMEGDPLEEGGLEYLFGVYYHDDGQPKFQPFWAHSRQEERQAFQDFMAFVMDRLARYPDMHIYHYAPYEETALKRLMSLHGTCEAEVDHLLRSEKLVDLYKVVRESLLVSEPRYSIKNLETFYMEKRTGEVTNAGASIVFYEHWKETRDSALLQQIHDYNEDDCRSTYLLREWLLGIRPGDLPWLNADTEETAEQQKSDRVHEAEARLADYANRLLGGLPEDRAEWSDDDRMRELVYQLLDFHRRADKPSWWAMFARQEMTEEELIEDPEAIGCLVADPQLLPVAEKQSMVYTYRYPEQEFKLKVGDDCQRSDTLERAGKIEDIDEKQRLVRIKRGKRSGPLPERLSVITTGPINNEILKEAIYRFADSVVAGDHRYASIEAILRRSPPEISGLASGASIVAGGGEATPKVSEAVSRLQESYLFIQGPPGTGKTYTGSHVIVDLLEQGATVGVSSNSHKAINNLLEAVEERAAEKQVRIQGVKKSSGPDTFLNGAMIRDVTDKRAVISSGANLVAGTAWLFADPDLDQSLDYLFIDEAGQVALANLVALGTCAKNIVLLGDQMQLQQPVQGVHPGHSGESTLDYLLQGKATIPDDQGVFLGTTWRMHQDVCRFISDAVYDGRLHPESKNQNQRLVLAPDAHSELRPSGIRFIGIDHSGCSQRSEQEAEIVRSLYESLLGQRYLDRDGIEHRMSAENILVVAPYNMQVNLLKDILPRDARVGTVDKFQGQQAEVVIVSMATSSADFLPRYMEFLYSKNRLNVAISRARCLALLVANPKLMEIKCHTVEQMALVNTLCWISENSDGPH, from the coding sequence ATGCAAAAGATTCACGGCAGCAAACTCTATTCGGCCAGCGACCTAGTCAATTTTCTCGATTGCGAGCATCTGACCACGCTGGACCTGGTCAATCTTGACACTCCCCTATCCAAGGCTGAGGATGACGAGCAGGCCGAGCTGATCCAAAAGAAGGGACTCGAACACGAGGCAAGATATCTTCAGGACCTTCAGGGTTCCGGCATCTCGGTGTTTGACGCGAAAGCTTCTGGCCAAAGCATAGCCGCCGCTGCCGAGGCGACCAAGCGGGCGATGGCCGAAGGTATTCCGGTCATTTTCCAGGGGTGTCTCCATTCTCCGGAGTTTGTTGGCTACGTGGATTTTCTCCGCAGGGTCGATCATCCCTCCGGTTTGGGCAACTTCAGTTACGAGGTCGTAGACACCAAGCTGGCAAGAAGCCCGAAGGCGAAATTCATCATCCAGCTCTGCCTCTACTCCGACTTACTGTCCGTTGACCAAGGTTTCCTGCCACAAAACATCCATGTCGTTCTGGGGGACCGGACCGAACAGAGCTACCGACTCGCCGACTACTATCGTTATTACCGCTCGGTCAAGGCGCGTTTTCTTGAACGGGTGAAAGGAGAACTCGCCCCAACGTACCCCGAGCCATGCGCTCATTGCGACCTCTGCCACTGGAGAAACTTGTGTCAGGAGCAATGGACTCAGGACGATCACCTCTGCCAGGTCGCCAACATCACCAAGATTCAGATCGACAAGCTTCGCTCTGGCGGCATCACGACCCTGGCTGGGCTGGCACAGCTGAAGCCCGACGATCATGTGCCTACCATGCAGGATGCCACATTCCAGCGCCTTCGCCGGCAGGCCGCCCTTCAGCTTGAGCGGCGGGAGACCGACAAGGATCTTTTTGAGCTTCTTGAAACCGACCCCGCCGAGACGAAAGGATTCCGGCGGCTGCCCCAACCAAATCCCGGCGACCTCTTTTTCGATATGGAGGGAGACCCTCTGGAAGAGGGAGGGTTGGAGTACCTGTTCGGTGTTTACTACCACGATGACGGCCAACCAAAGTTTCAGCCGTTCTGGGCTCATAGCCGGCAAGAGGAACGGCAGGCGTTTCAGGATTTCATGGCCTTTGTCATGGATCGCCTGGCGCGTTATCCGGACATGCACATCTACCACTACGCCCCTTACGAGGAGACGGCTCTGAAACGGTTGATGTCGCTCCATGGCACTTGCGAGGCTGAAGTGGACCACCTGCTGCGCTCGGAAAAGCTGGTGGATCTTTACAAGGTCGTGCGGGAGTCTCTGCTGGTCTCTGAACCGCGCTACTCCATCAAAAATCTTGAAACCTTCTACATGGAGAAGCGAACGGGTGAAGTCACCAACGCAGGGGCGAGCATCGTGTTCTATGAACACTGGAAGGAAACGCGGGACTCCGCTTTGCTCCAGCAGATCCACGACTACAATGAGGACGATTGCCGTTCCACGTATCTGCTTCGCGAGTGGCTGCTAGGCATCCGGCCTGGCGACTTGCCCTGGCTCAATGCAGACACTGAAGAAACTGCCGAGCAGCAAAAAAGTGATCGAGTCCATGAAGCGGAGGCCCGGCTTGCCGATTATGCGAACAGGCTGCTTGGTGGATTACCCGAGGATCGCGCTGAATGGAGCGACGATGATCGGATGCGGGAGCTTGTCTACCAGCTTCTGGATTTCCATCGCCGGGCGGATAAGCCGTCTTGGTGGGCTATGTTTGCCCGCCAGGAAATGACGGAAGAAGAACTCATCGAAGATCCTGAGGCGATAGGATGTCTGGTTGCGGACCCCCAATTGCTTCCCGTGGCGGAAAAACAATCGATGGTCTACACCTATCGTTATCCGGAGCAGGAATTCAAGCTGAAAGTCGGCGACGATTGCCAGCGTTCCGACACATTGGAACGCGCGGGGAAGATCGAAGACATCGATGAGAAACAGCGGCTGGTCCGCATCAAGCGAGGGAAGCGAAGCGGGCCACTTCCCGAACGACTTTCGGTGATCACCACTGGTCCAATCAACAACGAGATTCTCAAAGAAGCAATTTATCGGTTCGCCGATAGCGTTGTGGCCGGTGACCACCGTTATGCCTCTATAGAGGCGATCCTGAGGCGTTCTCCGCCAGAAATCAGTGGCCTTGCTTCAGGTGCGTCAATCGTGGCAGGCGGCGGCGAGGCGACACCTAAAGTGAGTGAGGCGGTCAGCCGCCTCCAGGAAAGCTATCTGTTCATCCAGGGGCCGCCTGGGACCGGAAAGACATATACCGGCTCCCATGTCATTGTCGACCTACTGGAGCAAGGGGCGACGGTGGGAGTTTCGTCGAACAGTCACAAGGCGATCAACAACCTGCTTGAAGCCGTAGAAGAGCGTGCGGCGGAGAAACAGGTAAGGATTCAGGGGGTCAAGAAGTCCTCCGGTCCCGACACGTTCTTGAATGGGGCCATGATCAGGGACGTCACAGACAAGCGAGCTGTCATTAGCTCTGGCGCAAACCTGGTGGCGGGCACGGCCTGGCTGTTTGCCGATCCCGACCTCGATCAAAGCCTGGACTATCTCTTTATTGACGAAGCTGGGCAGGTCGCTCTTGCGAACCTGGTGGCTTTGGGAACCTGCGCGAAGAACATTGTGCTTCTGGGCGATCAGATGCAACTGCAGCAACCGGTTCAGGGGGTTCACCCCGGACATTCAGGCGAATCGACGCTGGACTACCTGCTCCAGGGGAAGGCGACTATTCCAGACGACCAGGGTGTTTTTCTCGGGACCACCTGGCGCATGCATCAGGATGTCTGCCGGTTTATTTCCGATGCAGTCTATGATGGCAGGCTCCACCCTGAATCCAAGAATCAGAACCAGCGTCTTGTTCTCGCCCCAGACGCCCATTCAGAGTTGCGGCCTTCTGGCATCCGTTTTATCGGCATCGACCACAGCGGGTGTTCTCAGCGCAGCGAGCAAGAAGCGGAGATCGTTCGCAGTCTGTATGAAAGCTTGCTCGGGCAGCGTTACCTGGATCGCGATGGCATCGAGCATCGCATGTCGGCTGAGAATATCCTGGTTGTGGCCCCCTATAACATGCAGGTGAATCTGCTCAAGGATATTTTGCCTCGGGATGCCCGGGTCGGAACGGTCGATAAATTCCAGGGACAACAGGCGGAAGTCGTCATTGTCTCCATGGCCACGTCCAGTGCGGATTTCCTGCCCCGCTATATGGAATTTCTTTACAGCAAGAACCGGCTGAATGTGGCGATTTCGAGAGCCCGTTGCCTGGCCTTGCTGGTAGCAAACCCCAAACTGATGGAGATCAAGTGCCACACGGTCGAGCAGATGGCTTTGGTGAATACTCTCTGTTGGATTTCAGAGAATTCGGATGGTCCGCATTAA
- a CDS encoding exonuclease SbcCD subunit D C-terminal domain-containing protein produces MKILHTSDWHIGRTLYGRKRYEEFEAFLTWLAETIQQNKIDALLVAGDIFDTSAPSNRAQELYYRFLCRVAASSCRHVVVVAGNHDSPSFLNAPKELLKALDVHVVGSSTESPKDEVLVLRNEQDAPELIVCAVPYLRDRDIRVAEAGESVEDKERKLIDGIRTHYAAVTVLAEQKREELGSDIPIVGTGHLFTAGGQTVDGDGVRELYVGSLAHVTAGIFPTCFDYLALGHLHVPQKVNGSETIRYSGSSLPMGFGEAKQQKSVCQVEFHSATASVELVNVPVFQKLERVKGYWDGIRGRILELSATGSQGWLEVIYEGDEVIGDLRERLEAAISGTQMEILRIKNNRIIDRVLGQLHEEETLDDLNVNDVFERCLAVHDVPEDQRSELLRAYQETVSSLYEDDVQAE; encoded by the coding sequence ATGAAAATCCTCCACACATCCGACTGGCACATTGGGCGAACCCTTTACGGCAGAAAACGCTACGAGGAGTTCGAGGCTTTTCTGACCTGGCTGGCGGAGACGATTCAGCAGAACAAAATCGATGCGCTGCTAGTGGCGGGTGATATCTTTGACACCAGCGCTCCGAGCAATCGTGCCCAGGAGCTATATTACCGGTTTCTGTGCCGGGTGGCCGCCTCATCCTGTCGGCATGTTGTCGTCGTGGCGGGCAACCACGATTCGCCGTCCTTTCTCAATGCTCCCAAGGAGTTGCTCAAAGCCCTTGATGTCCACGTGGTCGGTAGTAGCACGGAATCCCCGAAAGACGAAGTGCTGGTGCTCCGCAATGAGCAGGATGCTCCGGAATTGATTGTCTGTGCAGTGCCCTACCTCCGCGACAGGGATATCCGCGTGGCGGAAGCGGGTGAGAGCGTCGAGGACAAGGAGCGAAAGCTGATTGACGGCATCCGCACTCATTACGCCGCCGTCACCGTCTTGGCCGAACAGAAGCGCGAGGAACTCGGGTCCGATATTCCCATCGTTGGCACGGGACATCTGTTTACCGCTGGCGGACAAACCGTCGATGGTGATGGCGTGCGCGAACTTTATGTCGGCTCCCTAGCGCATGTGACGGCCGGGATTTTCCCCACGTGCTTCGACTACCTGGCGCTTGGGCACCTCCACGTCCCGCAAAAGGTGAACGGCTCCGAAACCATACGATACAGTGGCTCTTCTCTGCCTATGGGGTTTGGAGAGGCAAAACAGCAGAAGAGCGTTTGCCAGGTTGAATTTCACAGCGCGACTGCATCAGTAGAACTGGTCAATGTCCCGGTGTTTCAAAAACTTGAGCGCGTCAAGGGATACTGGGATGGAATCCGGGGCCGCATCCTCGAATTGTCGGCAACGGGCTCCCAAGGCTGGCTCGAAGTCATTTACGAAGGTGATGAAGTCATTGGCGACCTGCGTGAGCGTCTGGAAGCTGCGATTTCCGGCACCCAGATGGAAATTCTCCGGATAAAGAACAACCGCATTATCGACCGCGTGCTGGGACAACTCCATGAAGAGGAAACACTCGACGACCTGAACGTGAATGACGTGTTCGAACGATGCCTCGCTGTTCATGATGTGCCTGAAGATCAGCGGTCTGAACTGCTTCGGGCCTACCAAGAAACGGTCTCGTCTCTCTATGAAGACGATGTGCAGGCGGAATAG
- a CDS encoding XRE family transcriptional regulator produces the protein MSEDVTPYNAMNPQQFELRSYREQANMSQGDLGKLLGVTRQTIAAWENGERAPSLEQLSKIARALNTPLELLLGEAKESGPSLLFRSDNPESLSPELRALLARKYRDYASVESMTGEPSALPPSRNLEGYDPLLSETMGQEIRDWLGVEQAPLGDVLSILEEKGIKVILHPLPNEVSGLSAYTDELGGVIFVNAGHPTERQYFTALHELGHLIFHRREYGKPQSGKDREKENMASHFSGAVLMPRTVVEKELRNYRKQWIPEPLLQDLKLRYQISMRTILIRANQVGLMPLSLKRQQYDALDKKYGPTKEDPVLPLPQTLRRLERLVYQALLKEEITTSRAAEILNKPLVEVHRELSNWLEEGD, from the coding sequence ATGTCCGAAGATGTCACACCATACAATGCCATGAATCCTCAGCAATTCGAGCTCCGGAGCTATCGCGAGCAGGCCAACATGTCGCAGGGGGACCTTGGTAAGTTGCTTGGGGTTACCCGCCAAACCATAGCGGCCTGGGAAAACGGGGAGCGTGCGCCGTCCCTGGAGCAACTCTCCAAGATTGCACGGGCTCTGAACACGCCCCTTGAGCTCCTTTTGGGGGAAGCTAAAGAATCCGGACCATCCCTTCTGTTCCGTTCGGACAACCCGGAAAGCCTCAGTCCCGAACTGCGCGCCCTGTTGGCTAGAAAATATCGGGATTACGCCTCGGTGGAGAGCATGACCGGAGAGCCGTCCGCGCTCCCTCCCTCCCGAAACCTGGAAGGCTACGATCCGCTCCTTTCCGAAACCATGGGGCAGGAGATCAGGGACTGGCTGGGAGTGGAGCAGGCCCCCCTCGGAGACGTTCTATCCATCCTTGAGGAGAAAGGTATCAAGGTTATCCTGCATCCGCTTCCAAACGAGGTGTCGGGGCTTTCCGCTTACACGGATGAGCTGGGTGGCGTCATTTTTGTCAACGCCGGCCATCCGACCGAAAGGCAATATTTTACGGCCCTCCACGAACTCGGCCACCTGATCTTCCATCGCCGTGAGTATGGAAAGCCTCAGTCCGGCAAGGACAGGGAAAAGGAAAACATGGCCAGTCACTTTTCCGGAGCGGTTCTGATGCCACGAACGGTTGTGGAAAAGGAGTTGCGTAACTACCGGAAGCAGTGGATACCGGAGCCTCTTCTCCAGGACCTGAAGCTTCGTTACCAGATCAGCATGAGAACGATCCTGATCAGGGCCAACCAGGTGGGCTTAATGCCGTTGTCTCTTAAGCGGCAGCAGTATGACGCTCTCGATAAAAAATATGGCCCGACGAAGGAAGATCCGGTTCTTCCGCTTCCTCAGACGCTCCGCAGGCTGGAGAGATTGGTTTATCAGGCCCTGCTCAAGGAGGAGATCACCACGTCCCGCGCGGCAGAAATTCTCAACAAGCCCCTTGTCGAGGTTCATAGAGAGCTGAGCAACTGGCTCGAAGAGGGGGATTGA